From Aquificota bacterium, one genomic window encodes:
- a CDS encoding Ni/Fe hydrogenase, translating into MRVLWIQRLSCCGNTHSFLNYENWESLLKSVDFIYHPSLSLEAQDRVIERVLETGEDIDLLVLEGAVRCDDEEIKRLCQRALFVMAVGNCAVYGNIPALSDQNICGLSYRFKERGGLLGGDFLSKGGLPVINLSGCPAHPEWIATTMLMLAEGIRPELDQWGRPLAFYSSLTHWGCTRNEYFEWKVEAEELGSKKGCLFYHFGCRGPLSYSSCNQILWNGVNSKTRAGTPCFGCTEYDFPRIGLWETKQYAGIPAELPIGVSKRGYIMLSGVAKMFAPDRLKDEG; encoded by the coding sequence ATGAGAGTTTTGTGGATACAGAGATTGTCTTGCTGTGGCAACACACATTCCTTCCTCAACTATGAAAACTGGGAAAGCCTTTTAAAGAGTGTGGACTTTATATACCATCCTTCCCTTTCTTTGGAAGCCCAAGATAGAGTAATAGAAAGAGTTCTTGAGACAGGAGAAGACATAGACCTTTTGGTGCTTGAGGGTGCGGTAAGGTGTGATGATGAGGAGATAAAAAGGCTATGCCAGAGGGCCCTTTTTGTTATGGCCGTTGGCAACTGCGCCGTGTATGGCAACATACCAGCCCTTTCGGACCAAAATATCTGTGGCCTTTCTTATAGGTTTAAGGAAAGGGGTGGCCTTTTGGGCGGTGATTTCCTCTCAAAGGGAGGCTTGCCCGTTATTAACCTCTCTGGGTGTCCGGCCCACCCAGAATGGATAGCGACGACCATGCTTATGCTTGCGGAGGGCATAAGGCCGGAGCTTGACCAATGGGGCAGGCCCCTTGCCTTTTACTCCTCCCTTACCCATTGGGGATGCACAAGGAACGAATACTTTGAATGGAAGGTGGAGGCCGAGGAGCTTGGTTCAAAAAAGGGATGCCTTTTTTATCACTTTGGCTGTAGAGGGCCCCTTAGCTACAGTTCTTGCAATCAAATCCTTTGGAACGGTGTTAATTCAAAGACAAGGGCGGGAACTCCTTGCTTTGGATGCACCGAGTATGACTTCCCACGCATAGGTCTGTGGGAGACAAAGCAATATGCTGGCATACCGGCGGAGCTCCCCATAGGTGTTTCCAAGAGGGGCTACATAATGCTCTCCGGCGTAGCAAAGATGTTTGCACCCGATAGGTTAAAGGATGAGGGTTGA
- the hypB gene encoding hydrogenase nickel incorporation protein HypB: protein MCEECGCSINHKEDTHKEVAIFKKVLEKNDHQAEENRKHFEEHGVFAINLMSSPGAGKTSLLERTIELMKDLRIGVIEGDLETDRDAQRIRAKGAPAVQISTGSACHLDAFMVHKGIHDLPLEELDLVFIENVGNLVCPASYDVGAHMNVVLLSVVEGDDKPEKYPVMFKGAQLMVITKIDLLPFVDFSIERAINSARKVNPHMDIIRLSAKTGEGMEDWLDYIRFKVRAYKRALV, encoded by the coding sequence ATGTGTGAGGAGTGCGGATGCTCCATAAACCATAAGGAGGATACACACAAAGAAGTTGCCATCTTTAAAAAGGTCCTTGAAAAGAACGACCATCAGGCGGAGGAAAATAGAAAGCACTTTGAAGAGCATGGCGTCTTTGCCATAAACCTCATGTCCTCACCGGGTGCCGGGAAAACAAGCCTTTTAGAGAGGACCATAGAGCTTATGAAGGATTTAAGGATAGGTGTTATAGAGGGGGACTTGGAAACGGACAGGGATGCTCAGAGGATAAGGGCCAAGGGTGCGCCAGCGGTTCAGATAAGCACCGGCTCTGCCTGCCACCTTGACGCCTTCATGGTGCATAAGGGCATACATGACCTTCCCCTTGAGGAGCTTGACCTTGTCTTTATAGAAAATGTGGGAAACCTTGTATGCCCAGCAAGCTACGATGTGGGGGCTCACATGAACGTGGTCCTCCTCTCCGTGGTGGAGGGTGATGACAAGCCCGAGAAGTACCCGGTTATGTTCAAAGGCGCACAGCTTATGGTTATAACAAAGATAGACCTCCTTCCCTTTGTGGACTTTAGCATAGAAAGGGCTATAAACTCCGCAAGGAAGGTAAACCCCCATATGGACATAATAAGGCTTTCTGCAAAGACGGGAGAGGGCATGGAAGACTGGCTGGATTATATAAGGTTTAAGGTAAGGGCCTATAAGAGGGCTTTGGTATGA